CCTATCCTTATCCTAAACAGAAGTTCATGTGCGCTGCGCAACTGCCTGTCTGCCATGGCGTGTCGTATCCAGAGAAGCCGGAACCGCTTCGGCAGCCACTGCGGATCAGATGACTGGGCAAACAACTTTTCCACGAAGCTGGAACCTTTGCATCTCTCTCAGTCAGCAGCCTTGTCCATGGCTACGAGGCTTCTTGTGGTCGAAGCAGAAACACCCACTGCCGTGTGGTGCGGCCGTAACGGTGTTTTTCCAACCCTGGTCGACAAGGGCACCAACAGCACCAATTGTGCATGTGGCCATGTTCCCACTGTCAGTGGAGACGCGCGGCCGCCGCAGTATATGTACTAGTGAGCAAGCAGACGATCGGTTACCACCACACAAGCGGTGTCGTCTGTCGTGTCGACGCGAGACAGGAGATGGGGAGCCCCGTCGCGCTCCTGCTCCGCGGCCAGCTGCCCGTTCAATTCGAACCACGTTTATCTCCAGCTGGTTATTGCGCGTGTGACTGCGTGTGGCGTGTCTACACTCGAGACAGGCAAACAGGCGAAACGCGCGTTTGCTTGCTTCGTCGGATCGCCTAGACGACGAGGCCAACCGGCCAAAGCTTATCAGATGACGCTGGATGGAGAAGCCATCAGGCGAGGCGGTGATGCGTGATGCGTGATGCGTGATGCCTGCCTGAACAACGCAGCGTCCGGTCTGAAGCCGACGTCGCAACAAACTTGCTCGCACACTCTCGCGTACTGCTTGGTGTTGGACGGTGGTGTGCGTGCGAGCGACAAGGACCTGTGCTCACTCACTCGGCGTACCGCACGTCACCCCGGAGCAAAATCCTCGCGCGAAGCGACAAAACCCACCCCCTGCCGTGATGAATCAGTGCTGCGGTGAGGACCGCTGCGCGTCTGCGCCGTCCTCCCATCACCACTGATCCAGCCGACGCATTCATGTCGATTAGGCGATTAGCTCTAGCGGTGGGCCGGTGGTGCTTGCTTCCTGTACCGCGTGTACTACTGTGTGACTCATCTCTTTCCGGGGGTTCATCATCCCTTCCGGTGCGGACGTGCAGTGCAGGGAGATGATCTTGATCCCTTCCTGGTGCATGCACGCTTGCCAGTTGCGACGCGAGGTACCTTTCGGGGAGGAGGACCGCATGTGCCATCGGCGACGCGGGACCCGCGCACGCACTCCACCACTCCGTCGTCCATGTGACCTGTCCCTGGCTCCCTGCCTAAACAAACGCCCAACCTTCCGTGCCTTTCAGCGCGCTGCCCCCCTCCCTTCTCGCGCACAACGAATCGGATCACCCGTAAAAGATGCCCGTCCCTTCCTTTTGTGTTTATACCTGATGAAATCTGCAGTTTTTTTTTAATGATGAATTCTGCAGAGTTCAGTCCAATTTCACGCCGGAATTTGTATATAAGCACTAGGCAAAAAAACAAATTCCGGTGATTGTCCTCGATATTTTGCCAGTTGGGGAATTGAATTGAAGCATGCAATGTACACGAGCTGAGCTCGTAAAAAGTGCTACACCATCAGCACAGCCACGGGAGCACTCTACTCTCTGCTGCGAAGTGCGAACTGCAGTATTTACACGCTACAGCGACAGCACGGAAACAACAAGAgaaaggaaaaataaaaagaaggaaaaaacaCAAAACGAGAAGGGAAAGGGAAAGCAACAGCAACTCTACTACTACTGCTCCTATACTTTTTTTTGCTACGCGCACACACACGGAAGGCCACACGGAGCTTGCAGCACACAGCCGAGGCGCGCGACGGCCGACCCGaccccgagcccgagcccgagccccgcccggcggcggcgggggtcaCCGCTCGCCGGGGGAAGGGCGGCCGGTCGGTTGACCGGATCACTCGAACTCCGGGTAGCGGAGCACGGGCGTCTCTTCGGGTGGGAGGGGCACGTTGGCGCGGCAGAGCGGGCACGTGGCGCGCTCGTACCGGAGCCAGGTCTCGAGGCAGGCGCGGTGGAAGAGGTGGCCGCAGGGGAGGCGGTTCACCACGGCCTTCGCCACGAACCCGGACAGGCACACGCTGCAATCGTCGCCGTCCGCCTCCGCCGCGCTGCACGTCGTCGACGTCGACACCAGCACCCCGTAGAGCGCCGGGCGGAACGCCCTCAGGAACCGGTCCGCCAGGCACAGGCGCAGGCCGGGCCCCGACGCCACGAGGCGGCCCCCGGCGGCGTCGTCCCCGCTGACTGGCAGCGCGGGGGCCTGGAGGTCCAGGAACACCAGCGCCTTGCGCACCAGCCCCGCCAGCGCCGTGATCGAGATCACCGTGTTGTACACCAGGTACCACAGCAGGCTGTCCCGCGGCTCCGGCATGCTCGAGATCCCCATCGCCGACGAGCGAGCTCGAGAAGGTTAGATTTGGATGGGGGGATCCGACCCGTGGACTGGGTTGTAATTTCCGATTCTTTCGGGGTGGCCGGCGGAGTGGCAGCGGAATGGACACACACAGAGGGGGGGAGGGGAGGGGTTGCGTGCATTTATAGCTGCGGCTGGCTCTATCTTGTTCGGTGGGCCGCTAGCCGCTGACCGCTGATGCCCGCCTCCTTCCTCTGCCGTTGGATCCGGCCCGGCCGTCCGATCGGCGGGAGACATGCCACATGCGTAGGTTCGTGGCGGCCAATAATGCCCGCCGCTTTGGGCCGTGGCGCCCAATAATTTGTGCGGTTTGCGAGGCGCAGCGCAGGGAATCCAATTATTCAGGGATTTCAGGCCGATCCAAACCGGTCTGGCGAGCTACTACGAAGAGCACAGTGAATCGTCACAAGACAGTGTCCGCCGGAAACCCGCTACGCATCGACCATCTCAACTGCACAACGATACGGATCTCGAACCATCTTCGCAGCCTGTGCAGCAAGAGAAACCTGGGCCTTCGTGTTACGGcgtgtttagttcacgaaatcAAATTTTTTGGTCGTCATATTGGATGTTTCGGAGATGTCGGAAGGAGTTttcagatattaataaaaaaaattaattacatagctcgcctaaaaactgcgagacaaatttattaaacctaattaatccattattagcataggttagttactgtagcacttatggttaattatggactaattagtcttaaaacattcgtctcgcgattttcaactaaactgtacaattagtttttttcgtctatatttaatactccatgcatgtaccgcaagattcgatgaaATAGTCTGGGATGAAAATTTTttagaactaaaccaggcctataCTCGCACAGTCATACTGCCCCACACCAAAATTAGTACAGTAGCTTATACGTACGTATACTTACGGAGCATCCGAAACGTGGAAAAAGGTTGGAAAACGCAACAGCTTGGCGTATACAAGCGAGAGGGCGAGATGACCGCGGACAAAGCACGCAGACACGACGCGCGCACGTCCGCAGCCAGCGAGGGGTCGCGATCGGGGCGGCACCAACTTGGTTGGAAGCGTCGCCGTCTCCCCGACAAACGTCCACTCAGACACCACGGGGACACGACCAAGCGCCGCGCGATTCCGTGGCCGATCCCGGgaaatccatccatccatcaggTTTCATGCCTCGTTTCGTTAGCTGCCGCCTGCCGGGCAGCGCGCGCGACGCGACCCCCGCTAGCCACCGCCCGGGCACATGCGACGGAAGCGCAGAAGGATCAGCGCCTGTCGCCCGATGCGCCACGCGGGCTAACGAACAAACTCCCGCGTGGCGGTGTGAACGGAACGGCGGCGAGCGGTGGCCGGTGGATTAGTTTAGTGAGCTGCGGCGGACTGATGGGATTAGATTAAGGGCGGATGGATTGGGATGATGCTTCTGGCGATTAATGACTTTGGTTAAGCGAGAGATTTGGCCGGCGATCTCGGCTGGCCGTGTGGGTGTGGAGTGTGGACGACCGGTACGCGCGGTGATGTCAATGACGTGGGCGGTGCTCCTCCACGCAGCACACCCCCCGATGACGAGACGACGGCGCTCGCTCTACTTTCCGCCCAACTTGCTGGGTCCTTTGCGTACCCGTGGCTCTTTTATCCGTGCCTCTGATTGGCGAGTGGTGAGTGGCTAGTCTACTCCACTGCTTCGGCACACTCGAGAGTAGTCTAGATGCTGCGATCTTCTtcggaaaagaaagaaagaaaattgGAAGCTCTCCCTTTCAATAAAGGAAGCAGAGATCTATGGTCTACACGGCAAAGTCTACTCCACTGCTTCGGCACACTCGATGGCTGGCCAGCCCCTCAGATAGCTACTATTTACGCtaatcagtcaacagtatttttctctcacgtaaacgaaccagtaacgatacaaaccagccaaccgaacaggctgtagatCACGATGTGTGTGGTGAATGGTGATAAACCAAAAGGACACAATGCGTCCCTACTGAGTTTTGGTGCTACCCTTTCATTTTATGCAAATGCTACTTTCAGTGCCAAACGGTTAAAACATGATGCCTGCGTCAAGCTCAAATCTTGGTGCCTCTTTTTCTTATTCCACGTTGAATATCCACTAATTTCAAACAGATGCTTTCAGGGGCTAAACTGTAAATACACTTGTATATAAGTGAAAACGTATAAAAGACTACTCTTCTCTGTTGATATATGCCCGACAGATGCTAATGGCTATTAAAAAAAAGTATAACAAGACTTGACCATTAATTTATTAGACAAATATCTTTTGATGCTAACGTGTAAACTATGGCGTAAAGTAATGTTCTATTAAGGCTTCCCAACACAACAACCAAGATGGGGGTTTCATCCTCGACGTCCTTCCTCTCATCCTCCATGTCCTTCCCATGCATCCAAATCAACGTAGACGATAGTTTCGTGGAGGAGCATATTATCACGGGAATGTGCTAGCACTTCATTTGAAACAAAAGCTTAGGTTTTCATTCTAGCGTGCCTTGTAGCCGAAAGAACAAGAAATGCTCACagtttcttttttaaaaaatataacaAGACTGGAACGTTACTTTATTAGACAAGAACATTTTGATGCTAACGTGTAAAAGTATGACGCGTAAAGTGGCGTTCACTTAAGGTTTCCCAATGCGACAGCCTAGATGGGAGTTTCATCCTCCACGTCCTCCCTCTCATCCTCATCCAAATCAACATAGGCAGTGGTTTCGTGGAGGAGCATATTGTCACGTGGAGGTACTAACACTTCATTTTAAACAAAAGCTTGGGCTTCCATTCTAGCGTGCCTTGTAGCCGAAAGAAGTTGCCAAAGAACAAGAAAGGCTCACAATTCCTTTTAAAAAAGTATAACAAGACTTCAATGTTATTTTATTAGACAAGAACCTTTTGCGCTAATATGTTAAAGTATGACGTGTAAAGTAGTGTTCACTTAAGG
Above is a genomic segment from Miscanthus floridulus cultivar M001 chromosome 3, ASM1932011v1, whole genome shotgun sequence containing:
- the LOC136546432 gene encoding probable E3 ubiquitin-protein ligase XERICO is translated as MGISSMPEPRDSLLWYLVYNTVISITALAGLVRKALVFLDLQAPALPVSGDDAAGGRLVASGPGLRLCLADRFLRAFRPALYGVLVSTSTTCSAAEADGDDCSVCLSGFVAKAVVNRLPCGHLFHRACLETWLRYERATCPLCRANVPLPPEETPVLRYPEFE